Proteins from a single region of Enoplosus armatus isolate fEnoArm2 chromosome 6, fEnoArm2.hap1, whole genome shotgun sequence:
- the LOC139286835 gene encoding kelch domain-containing protein 10-like, which translates to MSSAEHDGTFIQLNKFEKLSWRPSVRDSGSKKRARWLQARRIFSPSCPNLRIPNRFLREGHCVPPARSGHRCVADSANLYVFGGYNPDFEEAGGSENEDYPLFRELWRFHFATATWQQVRTEGYMPTELASMSAVLHGNNLLVFGGTGIPFGENNGNDVHVCNVQYKRWNLLNCRGKKPNKIYGQAMVIINGYLYVFGGTTGYLYSTDLHRLDLTTREWTHLKPNNAPSDLPEERYRHELAHDGQRIYILGGGTSWTSYPLDKIHAYNLETNCWEEIVTKPHEKIGYPAARRCHSCVQVKDEVFICGGYNGELILSDLWKINLQTFQWIKLPALMPEPAYFHCAAVTPAGCMYVHGGVVNMSGNRRTGSLYKVWLVVPSLLELTWEKLLKTFPHVAQLSTLQLLSLGLTHTLIQRLK; encoded by the exons ATGTCGTCGGCCGAACACGACGGAACCTTCATTCAGCTCAACAAGTTTGAGAAACTGTCGTGGAGGCCCTCCGTCCGCGACTCAG GCTCCAAGAAGCGAGCACGGTGGCTTCAGGCTCGGCGCATCTTCTCCCCTTCCTGCCCCAACCTGCGGATCCCCAACAGGTTCCTGAGAGAAG GACACTGTGTACCCCCCGCCCGGAGCGGACACCGCTGTGTTGCAGACAGCGCCAACTTGTATGTGTTTGGAGGCTACAACCCAGACTTTGAGGAGGCAGGCGGGTCAGAGAATGAAGACTATCCTCTTTTCAGGGAGCTTTGGCGGTTTCATTTTGCCACGGCCACCTGGCAGCAGGTCCGCACAGAGGGCTACATGCCCACAGAGCTGGCCTCTATGTCAG ctgTTTTACACGGCAACAACCTGCTCGTGTTCGGCGGCACCGGGATCCCATTTGGTGAAAACAACGGCAATGACGTCCATGTTTGCAATGTTCAGTACAAACGATGGAACCTGCTCAACTGCAGGGGGAAGAAACCCAACAAGATCTACGGACAG GCGATGGTCATCATAAATGGCTACCTCTATGTGTTTGGAGGGACAACAGGCTACCTTTACAGCACTGACCTGCACAGGCTGGACCTGACCACCAGAGAGTGGACCCACCTCAAACCCAACAACGCACCCTCAGATCTACCTGAGGAGAG GTATAGACATGAACTAGCTCATGATGGACAGAGAATATACATTTTAGGAGGTGGGACTTCCTGGACGTCGTATCCCCTGGACAAG ATTCACGCATATAACCTGGAGACAAATTGCTGGGAGGAAATAGTCACCAAACCGCACGAAAAAATAG GATATCCTGCTGCCCGCCGTTGTCACAGCTGTGTGCAGGTTAAAGATG AGGTGTTTATATGTGGGGGTTATAATGGAGAACTGATCCTATCCGACCTGTGGAAGATCAACCTGCAGACTTTCCAGTGGATCAAGCTGCCTGCCCTCATGCCAGAGCCAGCTTACTTTCACTGTGCTGCCGTCACTCCG GCTGGCTGCATGTACGTCCACGGCGGTGTCGTCAACATGTCTGGGAACAGAAGGACGGGCTCTTTGTACAAAGTGTGGTTGGTGGTGCCCAGCCTGCTGGAACTGACCTGGGAGAAGCTACTGAAAACTTTCCCTCATGTAGCTCAGCTGTCCACCCTTCAGCTGCTCAGCCTgggactgacacacacactaattcaGCGGCTCAAATAG
- the LOC139286536 gene encoding ubiquitin-conjugating enzyme E2 H-like isoform X1: protein MSSPSPGKRRMDTDVVKLIESKHEVTILSGLNEFVVKFHGPPGTAYEGGVWKVRVDLPDKYPFKSPSIGFMNKIFHPNIDEASGTVCLDVINQTWTALYDLTNIFESFLPQLLAYPNPIDPLNGDAAAMYLHRPEDYKHKIKEYIQKYATEEALKEQEEGGGDSSSESSMSDFSEDEAQDMEL from the exons ATGTCGTCTCCAAGTCCGGGCAAGAGGCGAATGGATACCGACGTGGTGAAACT TATTGAGAGCAAGCATGAGGTCACCATCCTCAGTGGACTCAATGAGTTTGTGGTCAAGTTCCATGGACCACCTGGAA cgGCGTATGAAGGAGGTGTGTGGAAGGTCCGGGTGGACCTACCAGATAAATACCCCTTCAAATCACCATCAATAG gatTCATGAATAAAATCTTTCATCCCAACATTGATGAAGC gtCGGGaactgtgtgtttggatgtcaTAAACCAGACATGGACAGCTCTCTACG ACCTCACCAACATCTTCGAGTCGTTCCTCCCTCAGCTGCTCGCCTACCCCAACCCCATCGATCCTCTGAACGGGGACGCAGCTGCCATGTACCTGCACCGGCCAGAGGATTATAAACACAAGATCAAAG AGTACATCCAGAAGTACGCCACAGAGGAGGCTCtaaaggagcaggaggagggggggggcgactCCTCTTCTGAGAGCTCCATGTCAGACTTTTCGGAGGACGAGGCTCAGGACATGGAGTTGTAG
- the LOC139286536 gene encoding ubiquitin-conjugating enzyme E2 H-like isoform X2: MSSPSPGKRRMDTDVVKLIESKHEVTILSGLNEFVVKFHGPPGTAYEGGVWKVRVDLPDKYPFKSPSIDLTNIFESFLPQLLAYPNPIDPLNGDAAAMYLHRPEDYKHKIKEYIQKYATEEALKEQEEGGGDSSSESSMSDFSEDEAQDMEL; this comes from the exons ATGTCGTCTCCAAGTCCGGGCAAGAGGCGAATGGATACCGACGTGGTGAAACT TATTGAGAGCAAGCATGAGGTCACCATCCTCAGTGGACTCAATGAGTTTGTGGTCAAGTTCCATGGACCACCTGGAA cgGCGTATGAAGGAGGTGTGTGGAAGGTCCGGGTGGACCTACCAGATAAATACCCCTTCAAATCACCATCAATAG ACCTCACCAACATCTTCGAGTCGTTCCTCCCTCAGCTGCTCGCCTACCCCAACCCCATCGATCCTCTGAACGGGGACGCAGCTGCCATGTACCTGCACCGGCCAGAGGATTATAAACACAAGATCAAAG AGTACATCCAGAAGTACGCCACAGAGGAGGCTCtaaaggagcaggaggagggggggggcgactCCTCTTCTGAGAGCTCCATGTCAGACTTTTCGGAGGACGAGGCTCAGGACATGGAGTTGTAG